A window of Chitinophaga sp. MM2321 contains these coding sequences:
- a CDS encoding carbohydrate kinase, whose translation MIVCYGEVLWDVFPKAVKPGGAPMNVAYHLNKLGMETNIISRIGADEEGERMLSQLENWQLSTDWCQQDSEYPTGSVLATMGKDHEMSYEIRNPAAWDYIQWQPEFETLIRSAEAFVFGSLVTRNTVSRHTLFTMLEIAPYRVFDVNIRPPFSSIGIIRELLERVDMVKMNEAELRLLLSTYNVEFTTAQNGARFLLDKFSLKEIIITRGSRGALYLNNDTHYDLLAKQVPVKDTVGSGDSFLAGFLARKLQGKPLEEAMNFAIGLSAFVTTQEGACPDYNPAELIIGR comes from the coding sequence ATGATCGTATGTTACGGTGAAGTATTGTGGGATGTTTTCCCCAAAGCAGTTAAACCAGGCGGTGCTCCCATGAATGTAGCTTATCATTTAAATAAGCTGGGCATGGAAACCAATATTATCAGTCGTATAGGCGCTGATGAAGAAGGCGAGCGGATGCTATCACAATTGGAGAACTGGCAGCTCTCTACAGATTGGTGTCAGCAGGATAGTGAATACCCCACCGGTTCTGTACTGGCTACGATGGGAAAGGATCATGAGATGTCTTACGAAATCAGGAATCCTGCGGCCTGGGATTATATTCAATGGCAGCCGGAATTTGAAACGTTGATCCGCAGTGCCGAAGCATTTGTTTTCGGTAGCCTGGTCACCCGTAATACCGTATCGCGGCACACGCTTTTCACGATGCTGGAAATAGCGCCCTATCGTGTCTTTGATGTTAATATCCGGCCGCCTTTCAGCTCTATCGGTATCATCCGGGAATTACTGGAAAGGGTAGATATGGTGAAGATGAATGAGGCAGAACTGAGATTATTATTGTCTACCTATAATGTTGAATTTACAACCGCACAAAACGGTGCCAGGTTCCTGCTCGATAAATTTTCATTGAAAGAAATTATTATCACCCGCGGCAGCAGGGGCGCCCTGTATCTCAACAACGACACCCACTACGATCTGCTGGCAAAACAGGTACCTGTAAAAGATACCGTTGGCAGTGGCGATTCTTTTTTAGCAGGCTTCCTGGCCCGGAAACTCCAGGGAAAACCACTGGAAGAAGCCATGAATTTTGCCATCGGACTCAGTGCCTTTGTAACCACGCAGGAAGGAGCTTGTCCGGATTATAATCCGGCGGAGTTGATAATAGGAAGATAG
- a CDS encoding sugar porter family MFS transporter, producing MSSPAATIPAQQRTTGSGYAVRIALIASLGGFLFGFETAVISGAEKIIQHLWSLSSTWQGFTVASSLIGTVVGSLITGTPAQKYGRKKVLMVIALMFILSAIGCALTSQWLLFVSSRFIGGLAVGASSVVGPMYISEIAPAAIRGRLAGFFQLMIVTGIFVAYLTNFLFVDFGDAGWRWMLGIMVIPALLFAILLNFIPESPRWLALNARYDAAKRIFEKTGEPQALDRIMTEQQSAGQAVEEKLFNGKYNKPIFYAMLLAAFNQFSGINAILYYAPRIFEMAGFDAASAYLQPIYIGGANLLFTLLAMTVIDKIGRKTLLLIGSAGMFVFLGLTAIAFRHIDGANSNILIYLIGFIAFFAFSQGAVIWVFISEIFPNSVRSQGGSLGSFTHWIMAALISWTFPIIVEGSPDGGFYSFVFYSVMMLVSFVFIWRVMPETKGRTLEEIQEELGIK from the coding sequence ATGTCATCACCAGCAGCAACAATTCCCGCCCAGCAACGTACTACCGGTTCCGGTTATGCCGTGCGCATCGCATTGATCGCATCATTGGGCGGCTTCCTCTTTGGTTTTGAAACAGCTGTGATCTCCGGCGCTGAAAAGATCATTCAACACTTATGGTCGCTATCTTCCACCTGGCAGGGCTTTACGGTGGCATCGAGCCTGATCGGTACCGTGGTGGGCTCACTGATAACAGGTACGCCTGCACAGAAATATGGCCGCAAAAAAGTGTTGATGGTCATTGCCCTGATGTTTATCTTATCTGCCATCGGTTGTGCTTTAACATCGCAATGGTTGCTGTTCGTATCATCCCGTTTCATCGGCGGACTGGCCGTAGGGGCTTCCTCCGTAGTAGGACCGATGTATATTTCTGAAATTGCTCCCGCCGCTATCCGTGGCCGCCTGGCTGGCTTCTTCCAGCTGATGATCGTAACCGGGATCTTCGTGGCCTATCTTACTAACTTCTTATTCGTTGACTTTGGTGATGCCGGCTGGCGCTGGATGCTGGGCATCATGGTTATCCCTGCTTTGTTGTTCGCTATTCTACTCAATTTTATTCCTGAAAGCCCCCGCTGGCTGGCGCTGAATGCCCGCTATGATGCGGCGAAACGCATCTTTGAAAAAACCGGTGAGCCACAGGCACTGGACCGGATCATGACAGAGCAGCAATCTGCCGGACAGGCCGTGGAAGAAAAACTGTTTAACGGAAAATATAATAAACCTATTTTCTACGCCATGTTGCTGGCGGCTTTCAACCAGTTTTCCGGCATCAACGCCATCCTTTATTACGCCCCCCGCATTTTTGAGATGGCCGGTTTTGATGCTGCCAGCGCCTATCTGCAACCGATCTACATTGGTGGCGCCAACCTCTTGTTTACCTTGCTGGCGATGACCGTCATCGATAAGATCGGCAGGAAAACATTATTATTGATCGGCAGCGCCGGTATGTTTGTCTTCCTCGGATTAACGGCCATCGCTTTCCGGCATATCGATGGCGCCAACAGCAACATCCTGATTTACCTGATCGGATTTATCGCCTTCTTTGCTTTTTCGCAAGGCGCCGTGATATGGGTATTCATCTCTGAAATATTTCCCAACTCTGTTCGCTCGCAAGGCGGATCACTGGGGAGTTTCACGCACTGGATCATGGCCGCACTCATTTCCTGGACTTTCCCCATCATCGTGGAAGGCAGTCCTGACGGTGGTTTTTATTCCTTTGTATTTTATAGTGTAATGATGCTGGTGTCCTTTGTATTTATCTGGAGAGTGATGCCTGAAACGAAGGGCAGAACATTGGAAGAGATCCAGGAAGAATTAGGCATAAAATGA
- a CDS encoding glycoside hydrolase family 130 protein, with protein MIKLFPRLLLLGLLLSPGKSAGQTNTLPNWALGGFVRPPGVNPVILPDSTAVFYDSLLQRNVDWESNDTFNPAAVVKDGKIVVLYRSEDKSGIGIGFRTSRIGYAESKDGTAFTRRRTPVLYPAKDDQQVFEWPGGCEDPRVAVTDDGTYVIFYTQWNRQVPRLGVATSRDLINWTKHGPIFETAYNGRFLNQPHKSASIVTRLVGDKQVVAKINGKYWLYWGEAGVFAATSTNLVDWQPVVDERNELKALISPRKGYFDSGLTECGPPAIITDKGIVLLYNGKNEPGDKGDPRFNANTYSAGQVLFDINDPEKAIARLDVPFLRPMEPFEKSGQYAAGTVFIEGLVFFQKKWYLYYGCADSRVGVAIYDPAHPAQPDPIHN; from the coding sequence GTGATAAAGCTATTTCCACGTTTATTGCTGCTGGGGCTACTCTTATCTCCCGGTAAGAGTGCCGGTCAGACAAACACTCTGCCCAACTGGGCCCTGGGTGGTTTTGTAAGACCGCCCGGTGTAAATCCGGTGATTCTGCCGGATTCCACAGCCGTTTTTTATGATTCATTACTGCAAAGAAATGTAGACTGGGAATCCAATGATACCTTCAATCCTGCTGCGGTAGTGAAAGATGGGAAGATCGTGGTACTGTACCGGTCGGAAGATAAATCAGGCATCGGTATTGGTTTTCGTACCTCCCGTATAGGTTATGCCGAAAGTAAAGATGGAACAGCCTTTACACGCCGGCGTACACCGGTACTTTATCCGGCAAAAGATGACCAGCAGGTTTTTGAATGGCCCGGTGGTTGCGAAGATCCGCGGGTAGCCGTAACCGATGACGGCACCTATGTTATTTTTTATACCCAGTGGAACCGGCAGGTCCCCCGGCTGGGCGTTGCCACTTCCCGCGACCTGATCAACTGGACCAAACACGGTCCCATCTTCGAAACGGCTTACAACGGCCGCTTCCTGAACCAACCGCATAAATCTGCTTCCATCGTCACCAGGCTGGTGGGAGATAAACAGGTAGTGGCAAAGATCAATGGAAAATACTGGTTATACTGGGGAGAAGCAGGTGTATTTGCGGCTACCTCCACCAACCTGGTAGACTGGCAACCGGTGGTAGATGAAAGAAACGAACTAAAGGCCCTTATCTCCCCCAGGAAAGGTTATTTCGATAGTGGCCTGACAGAGTGCGGACCGCCGGCGATCATCACGGATAAGGGCATTGTATTGCTTTATAACGGCAAGAACGAACCCGGTGATAAAGGAGATCCGCGATTTAATGCCAACACTTACAGTGCCGGACAGGTATTGTTTGATATAAACGATCCGGAGAAAGCCATCGCCCGGCTGGACGTGCCCTTCCTGCGACCTATGGAACCCTTTGAAAAAAGCGGTCAATATGCAGCAGGCACGGTATTCATTGAAGGGCTGGTATTCTTTCAGAAAAAATGGTACCTGTACTACGGCTGTGCGGATTCAAGGGTAGGCGTAGCCATCTACGACCCTGCACATCCTGCACAACCAGATCCGATCCACAACTAA
- the rpiA gene encoding ribose 5-phosphate isomerase A, with the protein MEDLKQVAAREALKYIQAGSTIGLGAGSTIAHLIHYLKEDAALLQSITTVTSSYNTQLLLQEHGFTIKEIGGVSRLDLYFDGCDQFDRQLNALKSGGGIHTREKLLAAMADKFIIIGDGSKYVDQLYVTYPVVIEVIPEAVPFVLLQVKKVFSTVNPVVRISNKKDGAVITENGNLLIDLWFTTFPPVDTINPQLKAIPGILETSLFYQMAQEAVVAGKTGVEVIRRV; encoded by the coding sequence ATGGAAGATCTGAAACAGGTAGCAGCCAGGGAGGCGCTGAAGTATATACAGGCGGGCAGTACTATTGGCCTGGGCGCCGGCAGTACCATTGCACACCTCATACACTATTTAAAGGAAGACGCGGCGCTGCTGCAAAGTATCACGACCGTTACTTCTTCTTATAATACCCAGTTGCTTTTACAGGAACATGGCTTTACTATCAAAGAGATCGGTGGGGTATCCCGGCTGGATCTTTATTTTGATGGCTGCGATCAGTTTGACCGGCAGCTGAATGCCCTGAAAAGTGGCGGTGGTATCCATACGCGGGAGAAATTGCTGGCTGCGATGGCGGATAAATTTATCATTATCGGTGATGGCTCAAAGTATGTTGACCAGTTGTACGTTACGTACCCGGTGGTGATAGAAGTGATTCCGGAAGCGGTACCGTTTGTACTGTTGCAGGTGAAAAAAGTTTTTAGCACGGTCAATCCGGTAGTACGTATCAGTAATAAGAAAGATGGTGCGGTGATCACCGAAAACGGGAACCTGCTGATCGATCTCTGGTTTACTACTTTTCCGCCGGTGGACACAATCAACCCGCAGTTGAAAGCTATTCCGGGCATCCTGGAAACCTCCCTTTTTTACCAGATGGCGCAGGAAGCAGTGGTGGCGGGCAAAACCGGGGTAGAGGTAATCCGGCGTGTATAA
- a CDS encoding cellulase family glycosylhydrolase → MRQLLFSFCFLSILSLHAQSPYLTTKDRRFIDSTGRTVILHGLNFVNKDKAKGYRYADDSLSLVKMKQWGINCIRLGVTWDGMEPAPGAVSEAYLRQLDERVKWAKQLGMYVLLDMHQDLYSTKYANGAPDWATLDEGKPHYANEVSWDDSYFMSAAVQTAFDNFWLNKPAPDGKGIQDHLVTNWGIIAARYGGEPAVIGFDLLNEPFIGSAVNKVLAAFMHTLAQSMKPAMSEEDVMQQWVTEEGKARLMQQLNDTVLYKQLVAAPEAYYAAFETDHLVPYFQKAKAAIRAVNKQQIIFLEPSVSANFGVKTHIAASFSPAEQQLAFAPHAYDIVTDTRSVAGASNERMKIILHRLDSVSKVMQIPMLLGEWGAFYSADSSMFTAGDYIVAQLEQMRCGEVYWSYFNSLENAAYFPLINRGYPMAVAGELLHFKYDRMHRTLTVHWKNDASISSPTRLYVPFPPEKVHLSDSKNAEVIPDGTNGAVVIVHPIKGKAIRKLVITGK, encoded by the coding sequence ATGAGACAGCTGTTATTCTCTTTTTGCTTTCTGAGCATCCTTTCCCTTCATGCCCAATCTCCTTATCTGACTACGAAGGACCGGCGCTTTATTGATAGTACCGGCAGGACGGTGATCCTGCATGGATTAAATTTTGTGAACAAGGATAAAGCGAAAGGCTACCGCTACGCAGATGATTCACTCAGCCTGGTGAAAATGAAGCAGTGGGGAATCAACTGTATCCGCCTGGGTGTTACCTGGGATGGGATGGAACCTGCGCCGGGAGCGGTGTCTGAAGCATACCTCCGGCAACTGGATGAACGGGTAAAGTGGGCAAAGCAACTGGGCATGTATGTATTACTGGATATGCACCAGGACCTGTACAGCACCAAATACGCCAACGGTGCACCGGATTGGGCTACACTGGATGAAGGTAAGCCACACTATGCCAACGAAGTATCCTGGGACGATTCTTATTTTATGAGCGCCGCGGTGCAAACTGCCTTCGATAATTTCTGGCTGAATAAACCTGCACCCGACGGAAAAGGTATCCAGGATCACCTGGTGACGAACTGGGGAATTATAGCAGCCAGGTATGGAGGTGAGCCCGCCGTGATAGGTTTTGATTTGCTGAATGAACCCTTTATCGGCAGTGCTGTGAATAAAGTACTGGCAGCTTTTATGCATACGCTGGCACAGTCTATGAAACCGGCGATGAGTGAAGAAGATGTGATGCAGCAGTGGGTAACGGAAGAAGGGAAGGCCCGCCTGATGCAGCAACTCAACGACACCGTTTTATATAAACAACTGGTGGCCGCTCCGGAAGCATACTATGCTGCTTTTGAAACTGATCACCTGGTACCTTATTTTCAAAAGGCCAAGGCGGCAATACGGGCAGTCAATAAACAACAGATCATCTTCCTGGAGCCCAGTGTTTCGGCCAACTTCGGGGTAAAAACACATATAGCGGCATCCTTTTCCCCAGCGGAACAGCAGCTGGCTTTTGCACCACATGCCTACGATATTGTTACGGATACACGCAGTGTGGCAGGCGCGAGTAATGAACGCATGAAAATTATTCTCCACCGTTTGGACTCCGTGAGTAAGGTGATGCAGATACCCATGTTGCTGGGTGAGTGGGGCGCCTTTTATAGTGCAGACAGCAGCATGTTTACTGCCGGTGATTATATTGTAGCACAACTGGAACAAATGCGTTGTGGAGAAGTTTACTGGAGCTATTTTAATTCACTGGAAAATGCCGCTTATTTCCCATTGATCAACAGGGGTTATCCGATGGCGGTGGCAGGGGAGTTGCTGCATTTTAAATACGACCGGATGCACCGTACACTAACGGTACACTGGAAAAACGATGCGAGCATATCATCACCCACACGGCTATACGTTCCTTTTCCACCGGAGAAAGTTCATTTGTCGGACAGTAAAAATGCGGAGGTTATACCGGATGGTACAAATGGTGCGGTCGTTATTGTACATCCTATAAAGGGCAAGGCTATACGAAAACTGGTCATTACCGGTAAGTAG
- a CDS encoding SusD/RagB family nutrient-binding outer membrane lipoprotein — protein MKSNLLKYITITCALMITGVACTKDLEEINVNPNTPEYVSPDPLFTNILMNTPLLSSARRGSIGFCMMFVQQTATTKIDDLQGDKYLQSDNASTIFSDTYNVLAKDMETVMNDVKSSPEDINRYAAMRIWRVLVMHHLTDLYGAIPYFGAGKGYSENIYTPVYDDQQSIYADMLKELDEAAASFDAAKPTFGEADVMYQGKIPQWKRLAYSLMLRLGMRLSKVDAAQAEVWVKKAIAGGVMQGNEDMCKLPHEGPNEPQSNPVSYAFLKFNLVELGDIKIGKTFLDYLVQTKDPRISSYMSLPDGNSAVASQKGLPNGLDANAFANYPGGNNLATYSTFNVSKILPLSTPTFMLTYAEVELMLAEATIRNWTAGSAADHYTKAVTASMQQQSYYGVTIDGAAINAYLQTGKPFPATGAAAQLQVIAEQYWVATFMNGIESYANWRRTGFPVLTPVNYPGNATSGVIPRRLTYPIGEYSANAKNVKDAVAKQGADSYVTRVWWDK, from the coding sequence ATGAAAAGTAATCTGCTCAAATATATAACGATAACATGCGCTTTGATGATCACCGGCGTAGCATGTACTAAAGACCTGGAAGAAATCAACGTCAATCCGAATACGCCGGAATATGTATCACCTGATCCGCTCTTCACGAATATCCTGATGAATACACCGTTGCTTTCTTCGGCAAGGCGCGGCAGTATCGGGTTCTGTATGATGTTTGTACAACAGACGGCTACGACCAAAATCGATGATCTGCAGGGTGACAAGTACCTGCAGAGTGATAACGCGAGTACTATTTTTTCTGATACATATAATGTACTGGCTAAAGATATGGAAACGGTGATGAACGATGTGAAAAGTTCGCCGGAGGATATCAACCGTTATGCTGCCATGCGCATCTGGCGCGTGCTCGTGATGCACCACCTTACAGACTTGTATGGGGCGATCCCATATTTCGGTGCAGGTAAAGGTTATTCAGAAAACATCTATACCCCCGTATACGACGATCAGCAAAGCATTTATGCCGATATGCTGAAAGAACTGGACGAAGCCGCCGCCTCTTTTGACGCTGCCAAACCTACTTTTGGCGAGGCCGATGTGATGTACCAGGGCAAGATCCCGCAATGGAAACGCCTGGCGTATTCCCTGATGTTGCGGTTGGGCATGCGCTTATCAAAAGTAGATGCTGCGCAGGCGGAAGTATGGGTAAAAAAAGCGATTGCCGGTGGCGTAATGCAGGGGAATGAAGATATGTGCAAACTGCCGCATGAAGGGCCTAACGAACCACAATCCAATCCGGTTAGTTATGCTTTTTTAAAGTTTAACCTGGTAGAATTGGGCGATATCAAGATCGGTAAAACATTCCTGGATTACCTGGTGCAGACCAAGGATCCGCGTATATCCTCGTATATGTCGCTGCCCGATGGCAACAGCGCCGTGGCCAGTCAGAAAGGACTGCCAAATGGGCTGGATGCCAACGCTTTCGCCAACTATCCCGGTGGTAATAACCTGGCTACCTATTCAACTTTCAACGTCAGCAAAATACTGCCTTTATCTACCCCTACTTTTATGCTTACCTATGCAGAAGTAGAGCTGATGCTGGCAGAAGCCACCATTCGTAACTGGACCGCTGGCAGCGCGGCAGACCACTACACCAAAGCGGTTACCGCCTCCATGCAGCAACAATCTTACTACGGTGTTACCATCGATGGCGCCGCCATCAATGCTTACCTGCAAACCGGTAAGCCTTTCCCTGCTACCGGCGCAGCTGCACAACTACAGGTGATCGCCGAGCAATACTGGGTAGCTACTTTTATGAATGGTATTGAGTCATATGCTAACTGGCGCAGAACAGGATTCCCTGTACTCACCCCTGTTAATTATCCCGGTAATGCTACCAGCGGTGTTATTCCCCGCAGACTTACCTATCCTATCGGTGAGTACAGTGCCAATGCCAAAAACGTGAAAGACGCCGTTGCCAAACAAGGCGCGGATAGTTATGTAACAAGGGTTTGGTGGGATAAATAA
- a CDS encoding SusC/RagA family TonB-linked outer membrane protein yields MKKNLRGITRQFMRVSTIFLGIMVLSAGLLQAHTGNAQRVKGMRLSITFKHQTLAAAIADLQKTSRLSFAYDKKKLQQLWAPDTAFSNTPLDHILTRLLEGTVYSYDVINDNVTIGRDFSKVLQQEKPGSMSGRVTDATNGEGLPGASIRLQESNKGAVADGNGNYKLEGVVPGRYTVVISSIGYEPGRINGVDIKENQQLDLNIQLKVKNNLNEVVVTALGLRKDQNTLGYAVNTVQGEDFTKAREPNIANALEGKVAGVNVVKPVSGAMGSSRVVIRGNGSISGNNQPLYVVDGVPLVNNTYGQTSVFYGGSDGGDGISSINPDDIETMTVLKGGPASALYGARASNGVILITTKSGKSHKGLGVEYNGSYTMDKPIFYNKKDFQYEYGQGSQGLAPQDVATARAIGPGSWGAKLDGSSVIQFDGVSRPYSPVKDNIKNFYRNANTFTNNVSIFGGNEKVNARFSVSDLNNHDLMPNSSLRRQNYTLRAFAQLADKLTLQVNAMFVHEKVRNRPYSGDFSWNPHMSVQLLPTNMDVRTQDRRVDDQGKEYLFSDNIYFANPYFMAYNRLSSDTKNRLIASADMKYNVTSALYVRLLMGTDMAYRFSEGMNPEGGAIAQPSINVGQRFDNEFNAQLQVGYDKELSKDFSLSTFVGGNIMKNVNSNVSAGGSQFIVPGFYAVNNTKSLSRGYGRSEKEFNSLFGSAEMGFRKYLYLTVTGRNDWFSTLNPNTNNIFYPSVGLSYVLSQSVTLPVWFTYARLRGSWAKTGNDADISPYSQALSYGFGNTYMGQPTAYVASGTIPNTQLQPSVSRSFEGGFDTRFLKDRIGVQFTFYNRHTTNDILTSQISATSGFGSVSLNAGEMRNTGVELLLTGTPVQYGKFSWDMSYNMGYNKNKVLALVDGQDAMVLQQSRPGLYSDGGVPAFINVKVGEPYGIITGNTYKRDDKGNIIYNDQGYPVRGDIATLGNSIPPLTMGFNNEIRYGSFYASVLVDAKFGGKISSGTNNLAYVAGLHKKTLEGRETGVTGVGVTESGGINKVNVSAESYYTWVANNITEEFVYDASFVKLRQLVVGVNLPHSWLRQVKINDVSVSVVARNLFTLYSKVPLVDPESTFLNGNVQGIEMLALPATRSFGLNLNVKF; encoded by the coding sequence ATGAAAAAAAACCTTAGGGGAATTACCAGGCAATTTATGAGAGTGTCAACGATTTTCTTGGGAATTATGGTGTTGTCGGCAGGCTTGTTGCAGGCCCACACCGGAAATGCGCAAAGGGTCAAAGGAATGCGACTCAGCATTACCTTTAAACACCAGACCCTGGCGGCTGCCATTGCCGATTTGCAAAAGACTTCCCGCCTATCCTTTGCATATGACAAAAAGAAACTGCAACAGCTGTGGGCGCCCGATACGGCCTTCAGCAACACACCACTGGATCATATCCTGACCCGCCTCCTGGAGGGTACAGTATACTCCTATGATGTTATTAATGATAACGTGACCATTGGCCGCGACTTCAGCAAAGTATTGCAACAGGAGAAGCCCGGCAGCATGAGCGGCCGCGTTACGGATGCCACCAACGGGGAGGGGCTACCGGGCGCTTCCATCCGCCTCCAGGAATCCAATAAGGGCGCCGTTGCCGACGGCAATGGTAACTATAAACTGGAAGGCGTTGTACCCGGCAGATACACCGTCGTGATCTCTTCTATCGGCTACGAGCCAGGCCGTATCAATGGTGTGGACATTAAAGAAAACCAACAACTGGACCTGAACATCCAGCTGAAAGTGAAAAATAACCTCAACGAAGTAGTGGTAACTGCCCTGGGGTTGCGGAAAGACCAGAATACCCTCGGCTACGCCGTCAACACCGTACAGGGAGAAGATTTTACGAAAGCACGTGAGCCGAATATCGCCAACGCCCTGGAAGGCAAGGTGGCCGGTGTAAACGTAGTAAAACCGGTTTCCGGCGCCATGGGTTCCAGCCGCGTGGTAATACGCGGTAACGGATCTATCTCCGGAAATAACCAGCCACTATATGTTGTAGATGGTGTACCACTGGTAAATAATACCTACGGACAAACATCCGTATTCTATGGTGGTTCTGACGGGGGAGATGGTATCTCCAGTATCAACCCGGATGATATTGAAACGATGACCGTGCTGAAAGGTGGCCCTGCTTCCGCATTGTACGGCGCCCGCGCTTCCAATGGCGTTATCCTGATCACTACCAAAAGTGGTAAATCGCACAAAGGACTGGGTGTGGAGTACAACGGCAGCTATACCATGGATAAGCCGATATTCTATAATAAAAAAGATTTTCAGTATGAATATGGTCAGGGCTCACAGGGCCTCGCACCACAGGATGTAGCTACCGCCAGGGCTATTGGTCCCGGCAGCTGGGGCGCTAAACTGGATGGCTCTTCTGTTATACAGTTTGATGGCGTATCCAGACCATACAGTCCTGTAAAAGATAACATCAAAAACTTCTACCGCAATGCTAATACTTTTACTAACAACGTCTCTATTTTTGGTGGCAATGAAAAAGTAAATGCCCGGTTTTCTGTATCTGATCTCAACAACCATGATCTGATGCCTAACTCCAGTTTGCGCCGTCAAAACTATACCCTGCGTGCTTTTGCGCAGCTGGCCGATAAGTTGACCTTGCAGGTGAATGCCATGTTTGTACACGAAAAGGTAAGAAACCGCCCTTACTCCGGCGACTTCTCCTGGAATCCGCACATGTCGGTACAACTGTTGCCCACCAATATGGATGTACGCACACAGGACCGCCGGGTAGATGACCAGGGCAAAGAATATCTTTTCTCGGATAACATCTATTTTGCGAACCCTTATTTTATGGCGTACAACAGGCTCAGTTCCGATACAAAAAACCGCCTGATTGCTTCCGCCGATATGAAATATAATGTTACCAGTGCATTGTATGTACGTTTACTAATGGGAACGGATATGGCATACCGTTTTTCTGAAGGGATGAATCCTGAAGGTGGTGCCATTGCGCAGCCCAGTATCAACGTAGGACAGCGTTTTGATAACGAGTTTAATGCGCAGTTGCAGGTAGGGTATGACAAGGAGCTGAGCAAGGATTTTTCGTTGAGTACATTTGTGGGTGGTAACATCATGAAAAATGTAAACAGCAACGTGAGCGCCGGTGGCAGCCAGTTTATTGTACCCGGTTTTTATGCGGTGAATAACACGAAATCTTTGTCGCGTGGTTACGGCAGGTCTGAGAAGGAGTTTAATTCATTGTTCGGCTCCGCCGAGATGGGTTTCAGGAAATATTTATACCTGACGGTAACAGGCCGTAATGACTGGTTCTCTACCCTCAATCCCAATACCAATAATATTTTCTATCCTTCCGTAGGATTGAGTTATGTGCTGTCGCAATCCGTGACGCTGCCAGTATGGTTTACCTATGCGCGGCTGCGTGGTTCATGGGCCAAAACGGGTAATGATGCAGACATCTCGCCTTATTCACAGGCACTTTCCTATGGTTTCGGTAATACCTATATGGGGCAGCCTACTGCTTACGTGGCTTCCGGAACTATTCCGAATACACAGCTGCAACCTTCTGTTAGCCGCTCTTTTGAAGGAGGTTTCGATACCCGTTTCCTGAAAGATCGTATAGGCGTGCAGTTTACTTTTTATAACCGGCATACTACCAATGATATCCTCACTTCGCAGATCAGTGCTACTTCCGGTTTCGGTAGTGTAAGCCTGAATGCCGGTGAGATGCGTAACACCGGTGTGGAATTGTTACTAACGGGTACGCCCGTACAATACGGTAAGTTCAGCTGGGATATGTCCTATAACATGGGCTATAACAAAAACAAGGTGCTGGCGCTGGTAGATGGTCAGGATGCCATGGTGCTGCAACAGAGCCGTCCGGGTTTGTACAGCGATGGTGGTGTACCGGCGTTTATCAACGTGAAAGTGGGTGAACCTTATGGCATCATTACCGGCAACACGTACAAACGTGATGACAAAGGCAATATTATTTACAACGACCAGGGCTACCCTGTACGCGGCGACATCGCTACACTGGGCAACAGTATTCCGCCGCTGACGATGGGCTTCAACAACGAAATCCGTTACGGTAGCTTCTATGCCAGCGTATTGGTAGACGCCAAATTCGGCGGTAAAATATCTTCGGGTACCAACAACCTCGCGTATGTGGCCGGACTGCACAAGAAAACACTGGAAGGCCGCGAAACCGGCGTTACCGGCGTGGGTGTAACAGAAAGCGGTGGCATCAACAAAGTGAATGTATCTGCTGAAAGTTATTATACCTGGGTAGCGAATAATATCACGGAAGAATTTGTATACGATGCCAGCTTTGTAAAGCTGCGTCAACTGGTGGTAGGTGTGAACCTGCCGCATAGCTGGCTGCGTCAGGTAAAAATAAATGATGTCAGTGTATCCGTGGTGGCCCGCAACCTGTTTACCCTTTACAGCAAAGTGCCACTGGTAGATCCGGAGTCCACTTTCCTGAATGGAAATGTGCAGGGTATTGAAATGCTGGCGCTGCCTGCCACCCGCTCTTTTGGCCTGAACCTTAACGTAAAGTTCTAA